The genomic segment TTTACGAAAGACTATGATGAAGTAGTTTAACAATGACCTTACTTCGTCTAACTATCGGCTTGGCGTTGCGCTTCGAGTTCGCTTCGCGACTCTCGCTCCAGGCTTCGCCACATTTCGCTTTGTCACTCGCCTTGCAAAGCAAGTCTCGCGCCAAGTCCTTCGGACGCGCGAAACGTCTGCTAGGCTTGGTCGTTAGACGAAATTGGGCAAATAAATTACCTTCAAAGCATGGGAGAAACAATATATATCCGATTGACAGATATATCTGTAATACGAATATATGGGTAAATGATCAAATCTTTCGGAGATAAAGAAACTGAAAAGATCTTTCACCAAGAATTTTCAAAGAAAATACCTCCAGAAATACAGAGTAGGGCATTAGTCAAACTTCTCATTTTAGAAAATGCTGAAAGAGAAGAGGATTTAAAGAGTCCTCCGGCTAATCGATTTGAACATTTAAAAGGAAACTTAAAGAATTATTGTTCAATCAGGATAAATGACCAGTGGAGAATTACATTCAAATTCTCTGAGGGAAATTGCTTTGATGTATCTATAGTTGATTATCATTGAGAGGGCTTATTATGAAAACGAAGAGAATTCCTACACCAACAGTCTCTCAAATCCTCCGAGAAGAGTTTTTGGATCCATTAGAGGTAACACCATATAGACTTGCAAAAGAGCTACATGTTTCAACCTCTACAGTGTTGGAGATTTTGCACGATAAGCGTAAAATCACAGTAGATATGTCTTTAAGATTAGCTAAGTTTTTTGGTATGTCAGATAAATTTTGGATCAATCTCCAGAATGATTTAGAAATAAGAAAACAGAAAGAAAAACTAAAACTCAAATTAGATAATATCCAAACACTTCAAAGAACTGGCTAAGTTCCTTGCCCAACTTCGCATAACTATCGCCTCAGCCGCTACGCTTCGAGCTGCTTCGCACTCTCGCTCCGGCCTGACGGCACATTTGCTTCTGTCACTTCGTTTGCATGAGCAAACTCGTGCCATCGCAAACGTCGGCTAGGCTTGGTCGTTAGGCGAAAAGCCTTAAAATCTTCATTACATTTGAAAAAATTCTATTAGAGTAATAAGGTAATGTACGTTTATAAGTATCGTGGAATTAATGCTAATACCAATAAAATTTTAACTAACAAAGTTCTATGGTTTTCACAAGCAAAAGACTTTAATGATCCATTTGATTGTCGAATCATATCAATATATAGCGGGAGTCAAGAAGAATGGATTTCATTATTGGTTAAGTATGGAGTAAATCGTAATGAAGCAATTTCATTGGCAAAAAAATTAGAAAATAGAAATTTAACGGACGAAGATTTAAAGACAGAATTACTCCATTATCATGCGGGCTTAACAGAAGATATTAATAGAATTTTCTGTCTTTCAAAAAGGCCTGATAGCATTTTAATGTGGAGTCATTACTCGCAAGATCACAAAGGATTATGCTTTGCATTTAATGTTGAATTGGTTAGCAATTCAAAGGGAATTAAAGTCTTACCTAACCAGTTGAATCTCCCAGATAACTTAAAATTTCTAAATGAATTTGTTCCCTTTTTTGATGTGATTTATCAAGAAGATATGCCCCCTACGCATAATGGTTTAAAATCTTCGGGTGAAGCAATAATTCCATTTATAAAAACTAAATATAAAGACTGGGAATATGAAGAAGAAGTAAGGTTACATCTTATTTCAAATTGGCTGCCCGGTAATGCTCTGAATTACGAGGATAGTTCATTTGCAGGTGTAATTTTTGGCATGAAAATGGATGCCAAAGAAGAACGTAAGATATACGAACTGATTAAAAATAACTTCTCTACTAAGAAATGGTTTAAGAAATGTTATCCTCATCCTACAAAATATGAGGTAGTTATTAATGATATTCCCGACATTGATGAGTATTTGAAGCAGAAAGGAGTATAACTTTTTTACATCAGGCTCAGCCGCTGCGCTTCGGGCTTGCTACGCAACCCTCGCTCCGGCCTCCGGCACATTCGCTTCCATCACTGCACTTGCTTACGCAAGTTCGTGCTGTCGCAAACGTCGGCTAGGCTTGGTCGTTATCCGAACATCCGATAGATTTTTTCTTTTTTATTTAGGGTTAAATATTATTTATATAGAGCCATGTGAAATTTTCTGTCGGTTGGGTCCGCTCCTGAGATAATCTGGTGCCGAGCATTTAGGTTTCATCCTGATAATTAGTTTGCAGGTAATGATTCCGACTGGTGCCGTATTCGGAGCGGGGATTTGGCATCTG from the Leptospira hartskeerlii genome contains:
- a CDS encoding type II toxin-antitoxin system RelE/ParE family toxin — encoded protein: MIKSFGDKETEKIFHQEFSKKIPPEIQSRALVKLLILENAEREEDLKSPPANRFEHLKGNLKNYCSIRINDQWRITFKFSEGNCFDVSIVDYH
- a CDS encoding HigA family addiction module antitoxin, producing the protein MKTKRIPTPTVSQILREEFLDPLEVTPYRLAKELHVSTSTVLEILHDKRKITVDMSLRLAKFFGMSDKFWINLQNDLEIRKQKEKLKLKLDNIQTLQRTG
- a CDS encoding DUF2971 domain-containing protein translates to MYVYKYRGINANTNKILTNKVLWFSQAKDFNDPFDCRIISIYSGSQEEWISLLVKYGVNRNEAISLAKKLENRNLTDEDLKTELLHYHAGLTEDINRIFCLSKRPDSILMWSHYSQDHKGLCFAFNVELVSNSKGIKVLPNQLNLPDNLKFLNEFVPFFDVIYQEDMPPTHNGLKSSGEAIIPFIKTKYKDWEYEEEVRLHLISNWLPGNALNYEDSSFAGVIFGMKMDAKEERKIYELIKNNFSTKKWFKKCYPHPTKYEVVINDIPDIDEYLKQKGV